TATTAAAGTAGGGTTGAACGTGGCCAACATTGGCGGCGACGCTAAAAATACAGATCCGCGTACGGGCGTACATGCCGGCTTCTTTGCCACCGCTCCCATTTCAGACCGGTTTGCCATTCAGCCGGAGGTCTTATATTCTCAGCAGGGGTACAAGTCTGGCAAGAGCACGTTCACGCTCCACTACCTCAACATTCCCTTGATTTTCAAAGGCACCATCTCTGGCGGCTTTCATTTACAGGTAGGACCGCAGTTTGGGATTCTTCTGGATGCCAAGCAGAAAGTAGGCAACACCACCTATGACATCTCTGACAATCTAAACAAATATGACGGCGCCGTTGCCTTAGGCTTGGGCTATGACCTTTCCCGCTTACAAGTATCGGCTAGGTACAACCTGGGCTTATCTGACATTGCAGACGGCAACATTAAAGGAGAGTCTTATCCCAACAACGTGTTCCAGTTATCTGTGGGCGTAAAGATGTAAGCGTTTTTTGCCTGTTTTCCTCAAAAGCCCCGAAAAACGATCGGGGCTTTTTTTATGCCTAAGTTTTTCAGTTGAACCGTTGGTAAAGCTTTTTTCCTAACGCATTCACTGACTCTGATTGTTTGAATTTCAGCCCGATTGATTTTAATCATATTACCAGTTTAACCTAAAGCCTTCAATTTGACTATAGCATCAGAAGTAGTTTGCCCGAAGATTCATCCTATCTCGGGTGCCCGCAAAATCACACTTGAAGGAGTCTATTTCTTTCTCATTCAGGTGAGCCAGTCTTCTGGTCAAAAATCCTGGCTGGCGTAAAGTGGATAAGATGGCTGCGTGAATTTCTGCCGTTTAAGCGGTACCTTGCGGGTGTTTTTATATTTCGTATGTCAGGCTTACCTATTTTCTCCAATCCTATGGCTTCCCCTACTTTGCATGCGCAAGGCGTAACGCTAGAAGAAACCACAGACACGCTGGCCATTCATCATCTGGCGCACCAGACCTGGCAGCCTACCTACAAAGACATTCTGGCCCCAGACCAAATCCAGTACATGCTGGACATGTTCTACACGCCGGCCTCATTGCAACAGCAAATGGAAGAAGGACAGACCTTTTTGTTGGTAAAAAACCAGGGAGAACCAGCGGCTTTTGCCTCCTACTCACTGCTTTACCCAGAAGAAAAGGTGTACAAGCTGAACAAGCTCTACATCCACCCCGGGCAGCAAGGCAAAGGCTTCGGGAAGCTGCTGCTGCAGGAAATTGTGCGCCGCATTCAACCGTTGGGCGCTACCGCCCTGGACCTGAACGTGCACCGTCAGAACCCAGCGCTCCAATTCTACCTGAAACACGGGTTCCATATCCATCAAACCCTGGACATTCCGCTGGGGCCTTACACCTTAAATGACCACATCCTGCGCTTGCCGCTCACGGTTTAGTCCTTGCTCGTGCGTTTGAGGTTACTCTATTACTTGAATGCACCCTCCACTTCGTTTTACCTGTTTTTATGCGAAAGATCCTCTTCACCCTCAGTCTGATTCTTGCCTGTTCTGCCATGAGCATGGGCTGGGGTTTCTATGGCCATAAAGTCATTCAGCAACTTTCTGTGTACGCCCTGCCTAAAGACATGCAGGCATTTTACCATAGACATATGAAGTATCTGGTAGATGCTGCCGTGCGTCCAGATGAGCGTAGAAACACAGACTCTGCTGAGGCCGTCCGCCATTTCATTGACGTGGATTATTTTGGACCTAACGCCGTGAATGAAATGCCAGAGAGTTGGGCCGCCGCCTCTGCCAAATATCCGGTAGACACTCTCACCAAGTATGGTCTGGTGCCGTGGCACGTGGTGGTCATGCAGCAGCGCCTTACCCGTGCCTTCCAGCAGAAAAGCGTGGACAGTATCTTGTTCTACTCGGCAGATCTGGGCCATTACATCCAAGACGCGCACGTTCCGTTGCATACCACCTTGAACTATGACGGCCAGTTAACAGACCAGCACGGCCTGCACAGCCTTTGGGAGTCTAAACTGCCGGAGCAGAATCTGCCAGGCTATTCCCTCAAGCACAAACAAGCCCAGTACCTGGCCAATCCAGAACATGCCATCTGGGAAGTGGTGCGCGGCTCGCACAAAGAACTGCCCAACCTGCTGGCCCTGGAGAAACAAGTAACCAAGCAGTTCACAGACCAGACCAAGTTTGTGGTTACAGAACGAAACGGTAGAACCCGCAAAAACTACTCAGACGCTTTTGCCAAAGCCTATCAAGAAGCCCTGGGACCTATGGTAGAACAGCGCATGCAGGCCGCCGCCCACATGACGGCCAGCTTCTGGTTCACCTGCTGGGTAGATGGCGGCCGGCCCAACCTGAAGAACCTGCTTGCTACCCCTTACACCAAGGCCCAGGCCAAACAATTCAAGCAGGAAAGGAAAGCCTGGAAAAAAGGACAGCTCCAGAAAAAAGATTTGCTCCTCACCAAAGGCCGCTAAGCCGTTCCCTTGTAAAACAGGAGGCGTTTTTGGCTTGTTTCTGAGAAAACAGCCCAAAAACGCCTCCTGTTTTTTTAGCACCCACCGCGGGTTCCCTGCTGATAATCTGCCCGAAACCCTTATTTTTGTCATCCGCACTTTTTTAAGCACCAACCACATCATGCATATTGCCATCGTCGGGAACATAGGAGCCGGCAAAACCACGCTGGCCACCAAGCTGGCCCAGCACTTTCAATGGGAAGTCTTTCTGGAAGCCGTAGATGACAATCCCTACCTCAAAGATTTTTATGACGACATGCCGCGCTGGGCGTTCCACCTGCAGGTCTTCTTCCTGAACAGCCGCTTTAACCAGGTGCTGCAGATCAATGAGCGCACCAACGGCGTGGTACAGGACCGCACCATCTACGAGGACGCGTACATCTTCGCCAAAAACCTGCACCAGTCCGGCATGATGAGCGAGCGCGACTACCAGAACTACTTCAACCTGTTTCTGTCCATGACCAAGATGGTGAAGGCCCCAGACCTCTTGGTCTACCTCAAAGCCGACTTGCCCAAACTGATTGGCCAGATACAGAAGCGCGGGCGCGACTATGAAGAGAACATAGCCCTGTCTTACCTCAAGAACCTGAACGAACACTATGACCAGTGGATCAGCGGCTACACGCACGGCAAGCTGCTGGTGGTAGACGTCAACAACATGGACTTCGTGCAGAACCCAGAAGACCTGGGCACCATCATTGAGCGCATCAACATTGAGCTGTTTGGCTTGTTTTAGGCTGTAGCCACGCACAAGTATAGCAAAACCTTTATCTTTCAGGGCCGGGATTGCGTATGTACCAGAAAAACATTGGTCATATGAAATCCCGGTTTTCTTTTCCCTTCCTGCCGCTGCTGGCCGCAGGACTATTGCTTGCAAGTACAGGTTGCAACAAAACCTCCTCAGAGGCAGAAGCAGACGCCCATAGAGCCGGCAGCAAAGCCGAACAGGAACTAGCCGAGCTCAGAGAATGGGCCAAAGACAAGGCCAATGACGCGGACAGCACCGCAGACCGCAAGGGCCCAGAGATCAAGGAGGAGTTCAAGCAGCGCTCAGCGGCCTTAGAAGCCAACCTGGACAGTCTTTCTGAAGAATCAAAGGAAGAATACAAGGAGCTCAAGCGCCGGTTTGAGAACTGGCAGTCGCATACCACCCAGCGCAGCCAGATGCCCTTGCGCGCTAGCAAACTAGACAGCATCACGGTATTACTAATGGGCTCAAAGACGGCCATGGACAGTACCTGGGCACCTACCAAAGTACGCGACAAGTATGAAATCTTCATCAGAAATGTGCGCCAGCACCGCGGCAACTGGACGGCATCAGACTGGGACTACGTAGACGCGGTCTACCGCCAGCTCAATGAAAAGAAAGATCCCCTGGAAGATAATTTGAGCCCCGCAGACCGCCTGCGCATAAAAGGCCTGCAGGCAGAATACCTGGCCTTGGAAGCCAAGAAAGACATCACAGACCTTCATCAACAGTTAAAGGACAGGTAAGGCAGAAAGGTCGTTTTTGGCTTATTTTCTGAAAAACAGGCCAAAAACGACCTAGCTGGCTTGCTCCGCGTCCTCAGAAGAAGGTTGGGGTGGGGAAAGCAGCGGTCGGCAGAGCCATTCTTCCGCTAATGCAGGATCCCAGAACATGGAGGCCTCACAATGCTGGGCAAACCGGGCGATCATGTCTTTGGCCGAGACCACCTGCTGAAAGTTAGGAGAAAGCACATGGGCAAACTTGCGCATGCCCAGACGCACCGCATCAGGGAGCCACTCATACTCCAGCCAGTTGTTGGCTTCTTCCCAGTCTCCGGTTACTTCGCTTTTGTCATTGAGAAGACGGGGGCACTTCCACTTCTCCTGCAGGGCCAGATAGGCCTTGGCGGCCAGAAGCACGTCTTCGGCGTTTATGTGTCCTTTCCATTTTACCAAGACAACTTCTTTTGCCTGGTCATAGAAAATAGAGACGTGGGCATGGGCATGGGAAAGGTGCCAGGTAGATTCCATATACGCACTGGGTCTAACATGAATAATAGGTCAAGCGGGAAAGAGGCGTCTGGAAAGAGGACTCTGAAATGTACGCAGCCTTACACCCGAATGTTGGTACAAATACTTAATTAAATTAAGTACATATACGTATTTTCCTATCTATTGACTACCGGCCAGGGCTGGATGGGGTGTTTGGGGCCTCCAGCCAACCAGTGGTGCCACCGGCCACACGCACCAGCCAGAAGTCTTCCATTCTGGCTAAGACCTGCACGCTGGTATCTGCCGGAAGGGTGCGTTTGGCGGCGGCCTGCGCATGGGACGTTTCCAGGAGCGAGGCCGTCTGGCGCAGCCTTACGGTTTGCAGCGGCTTGTCCAGGGGTTCTACCAAAGAGGAAGCCATGAAGCCCTGTTGCCCATTGGCCAACACCACCCGGTACCAGTCAGAAGTGCCAGCCACCACCTGCACGGGCGTATTCTTTTCCAACGTAGTCACAATGCTGGCCTTGGTGTCTGGAGACTGCCGTACCGTGCCCTTGGCTTTGGCTACCCGGGTCCATTGGCCCAACTGCTTCTCACTCACGTTCAACGGGGCCGGCTTCTCTTTGCTTTGGAAGACATAGGGAAAGGGATCTACGGCGCCTCGGCCAAACTTATAAATCCCAAAGTGCAGGTGCGGGGCCGTGGTTTTGGCGTTGCCCGTGTTGCCCATCAGGCCCAGAGTGTCGCCAATGGCAACGCGCTGACCGGGCTGCACCAGTTGGCTGTCCAGATGCGCATAATACAGGCTTTGGTTGCGGCCGGGGTCTTGCAACCAAACCACCTTCCCGCCAATAGGCGTAGTACTCACCCTGGATACCACTCCTTCTGTGGAGGCAATTACAGGGGTGTTTCTGGGCGCAAAAATGTCAATGCCTTCATGTTTTCTAGCGCCAGCGTCGCGGTCCTGCCCCCAGAAACTCTGGATGGCGCGCCCGTCTTTGCCCTGCACCGGAAACGCCAGCACTGGCTGCGCCTCAATGGTCACCGTGTACTGACCGCTGCGCAGCAGTTCTGGCTGCACCCGCAGCACATGCGCTACGCTCTCCTCAATTTCATACTCCAATTCCTGCGCGGTAGAGTCTGCGTTGGCCACCTGTTTGGGCGCCGTGGGCTCCTCTGGTCGGGTTTCAAAAAGATCCAGGAACACCTGGGGCACGGCCGTACCTTTGGTTTGCACCTTCACAGCCACCTTCTGCCCTTGCTGCACGGTAAACTGGTAACCAGCCGCCATGGGCTTGTCTGCCGGAAAGTAGCCGGTTTCTTTAAAAGGCAGCGTGACGGGCACCGGTTTTTGCAGGGCATTCTTTCCTGCGGCCAGCCACTGCTGGCCCAGCGCGGTTTGGTCTAGCTTGGCCTCTTCCAGACCTTTCTGGTATTTCTCATAGGGTGTCTGTTTCTTGAACACGCCGCGCAGCGTGTTCTGCGGACTACATGCCTGTAGGCAGACAAAAAAGACTAACCCACAAATTAACCGGGAGTGCTTGCTGAAATACTGGGGAAGGTTCATACGCAGATTCAAAAAAATACCCGCTACCCGGGCATACTATAACGCGGGTAACGGGTAAAATGTACGAACCAGAAGAAGTTTTGGCTTCACAGCCAGCAGATTACTCTTCTTCTATGCGGCGGTGCGGGTGCTGGTAGGCATGCGCTTCTGCCTCAGAGATCTCGTCATACTGGTCAAGCATCAGCTGCAGGGTACCCGAGTTGGTGGCCTTAACAAAAGCTCCCTCTGGGGTGGCGTAAATGGCGTAGTTGTGCAACCCAAAAGGATACAGGTTGTTGCTGCGTATCTCTTTGGCGAAGGTGAGGTCATGCTGGGCTCCGTTAGAGGTAGTCACCAGGTATAAAGTATGCTGCGTCATGCTCAGAAATAAGTAAAAGGATTAGGCTCTTACGCCGGAAGGCTGTTGAAAAAGCCACTGCTTGGCTTCCACCAGGTTAGGAAACTGGCAGTGCTGGCAGATGCCGCTGGCGTTGGCCATATCTTCAATGGCTTTCACGGCCAGTTTGGTAAAAGCGCTCTCCGGAACCACCACTGCAATATACAGATAATTGTTTGGTGCTAAATCGGCTAGCCGGGGAATAATGGCAGTGGCCATCCAGCGCTGGTCTTCCGGTGACACCAGGCCCAACGCCAGCACGTCCAGGTTCACCCGCTGGGTGGGGTACAACCGCATGGTCTGCAGCAGCCGCTGGTTGGCTTCCTTGAACTCCTCTGAGGTGCATTTGCGGCCATACCGCAAAAACACGCCCTGCAGCAACTCATCATACCCGGTAGTGGCGTAATCAGTTCTGGTATGAATCATATGATAAGAAGCGTAAGCGGTTGGGGGAATGAATTACTAGATTTTTAACGCGGAAACATCGCAGCGGTTTCCTGTCTGGCAGCCCGCTTTTCCTTCTGATTGATGGTGAGAGACTTACATTTTTCCCTACCACAACTGGCTAGCATCATCAGGCAAATCCCTTGCTTACCGCAGAGAAACCGCCAATTGGAACTCCGTTGCCGGAAGGCGTTTTTGGGCTGTTTTCTGGAAAAGAGGCGAAAAACGGACAGGTTCTATTCTACCGGACCAGCTTCCATGACCTGAATTTTGTCTCCTACCTGCACGGTGCCGGTAGACAGGCCAATCAGGTTCATCCCGAAGGAGACATTGCTGCCCTGCTTGCGGTAGGTAGACAGCGTTTGCAGCGGCTCCTGGCTGGCAGCGCCGGTGGCCTGGTCAATGGTAGACATGGCGCAGTGGCCGCAGGGCTTGGCGCCGTAAAAGAGTACATCCCCAATTTTAAAGGTCTTCCAGTTGTCTTCGTCATGAGGCAGGCCGCCCGTGAACACAAACGTGGGCCTGAACCGGTTCATGGGCAAAGACTGCTCCAGCCGGTTGTTCAAATCATTCAAAGATTCCTGGCCAATGATCAGGAAAGGAAAGGCATCTGCAAAGTTCAGCTTCTCATTGTGCTTGGCGTAGTTGGGATCAATGAGCCTGATGGAGTTGTCTGGCATGTACACCAGACGGCAGTCTACGCCCAGGGCTTCGGTGAACCACGTACTGGCTTCTGAACTCACCACGTAGGCAAAGCAGATATCGTCCCAGACGGTTACCAGCAGGGAGCGGGTGCTGTTGGTTTCTAAAGGCACGCGCAGCGGGGTCAGGTTTTTGGTGCGGTGGGTCACTTCCAAATGGTCTGGGTGCAGGGCCACCTGCAAGAGGGCCATCTCGGGAAGTTTGCGCTGGGTCAGGAACAGGCCACTCTCGTCAATCAGCATCCAGCGCCGGTCATACTGCAGTCCGCGCTCCTCTACCTGGGCAGACGTGAGCGAGATGCCGCCTAATGACTTAATGGGATATACATTGATTTCGCTGAGTACCAAGTGTGACATATAAATCTATGTGCGGTGACGTGCCTATTCTCCTAAAAGCTAAAGGTAGGAATGATTCCTAAAACGCAGAGAAGCTCTGCAAAGATTTGCACTTTCACAACAAATTATCTTCACTAACCCCTATATTTAGCTAACATGATAATTTTTTTAGCAGACAATTGACCGCAAAGACAAAAAGCGTAATTTTAGGAGATTGAAAATAAGAGGAGCGCACGGAATGGGGACATATTTTCAGAGTTACCGCGAAGAGATTTCGCTGACGGTTAGCACCAACCGCCCGCTCACCCTGTATG
The nucleotide sequence above comes from Nibribacter ruber. Encoded proteins:
- a CDS encoding porin family protein, producing MKRMILLGAFALISVVGAQAQTNFGIKVGLNVANIGGDAKNTDPRTGVHAGFFATAPISDRFAIQPEVLYSQQGYKSGKSTFTLHYLNIPLIFKGTISGGFHLQVGPQFGILLDAKQKVGNTTYDISDNLNKYDGAVALGLGYDLSRLQVSARYNLGLSDIADGNIKGESYPNNVFQLSVGVKM
- a CDS encoding GNAT family N-acetyltransferase; translation: MASPTLHAQGVTLEETTDTLAIHHLAHQTWQPTYKDILAPDQIQYMLDMFYTPASLQQQMEEGQTFLLVKNQGEPAAFASYSLLYPEEKVYKLNKLYIHPGQQGKGFGKLLLQEIVRRIQPLGATALDLNVHRQNPALQFYLKHGFHIHQTLDIPLGPYTLNDHILRLPLTV
- a CDS encoding zinc dependent phospholipase C family protein codes for the protein MRKILFTLSLILACSAMSMGWGFYGHKVIQQLSVYALPKDMQAFYHRHMKYLVDAAVRPDERRNTDSAEAVRHFIDVDYFGPNAVNEMPESWAAASAKYPVDTLTKYGLVPWHVVVMQQRLTRAFQQKSVDSILFYSADLGHYIQDAHVPLHTTLNYDGQLTDQHGLHSLWESKLPEQNLPGYSLKHKQAQYLANPEHAIWEVVRGSHKELPNLLALEKQVTKQFTDQTKFVVTERNGRTRKNYSDAFAKAYQEALGPMVEQRMQAAAHMTASFWFTCWVDGGRPNLKNLLATPYTKAQAKQFKQERKAWKKGQLQKKDLLLTKGR
- a CDS encoding deoxynucleoside kinase, whose amino-acid sequence is MHIAIVGNIGAGKTTLATKLAQHFQWEVFLEAVDDNPYLKDFYDDMPRWAFHLQVFFLNSRFNQVLQINERTNGVVQDRTIYEDAYIFAKNLHQSGMMSERDYQNYFNLFLSMTKMVKAPDLLVYLKADLPKLIGQIQKRGRDYEENIALSYLKNLNEHYDQWISGYTHGKLLVVDVNNMDFVQNPEDLGTIIERINIELFGLF
- a CDS encoding DUF6565 domain-containing protein, which produces MKSRFSFPFLPLLAAGLLLASTGCNKTSSEAEADAHRAGSKAEQELAELREWAKDKANDADSTADRKGPEIKEEFKQRSAALEANLDSLSEESKEEYKELKRRFENWQSHTTQRSQMPLRASKLDSITVLLMGSKTAMDSTWAPTKVRDKYEIFIRNVRQHRGNWTASDWDYVDAVYRQLNEKKDPLEDNLSPADRLRIKGLQAEYLALEAKKDITDLHQQLKDR
- a CDS encoding M23 family metallopeptidase, whose product is MNLPQYFSKHSRLICGLVFFVCLQACSPQNTLRGVFKKQTPYEKYQKGLEEAKLDQTALGQQWLAAGKNALQKPVPVTLPFKETGYFPADKPMAAGYQFTVQQGQKVAVKVQTKGTAVPQVFLDLFETRPEEPTAPKQVANADSTAQELEYEIEESVAHVLRVQPELLRSGQYTVTIEAQPVLAFPVQGKDGRAIQSFWGQDRDAGARKHEGIDIFAPRNTPVIASTEGVVSRVSTTPIGGKVVWLQDPGRNQSLYYAHLDSQLVQPGQRVAIGDTLGLMGNTGNAKTTAPHLHFGIYKFGRGAVDPFPYVFQSKEKPAPLNVSEKQLGQWTRVAKAKGTVRQSPDTKASIVTTLEKNTPVQVVAGTSDWYRVVLANGQQGFMASSLVEPLDKPLQTVRLRQTASLLETSHAQAAAKRTLPADTSVQVLARMEDFWLVRVAGGTTGWLEAPNTPSSPGR
- a CDS encoding MOSC domain-containing protein; the protein is MSHLVLSEINVYPIKSLGGISLTSAQVEERGLQYDRRWMLIDESGLFLTQRKLPEMALLQVALHPDHLEVTHRTKNLTPLRVPLETNSTRSLLVTVWDDICFAYVVSSEASTWFTEALGVDCRLVYMPDNSIRLIDPNYAKHNEKLNFADAFPFLIIGQESLNDLNNRLEQSLPMNRFRPTFVFTGGLPHDEDNWKTFKIGDVLFYGAKPCGHCAMSTIDQATGAASQEPLQTLSTYRKQGSNVSFGMNLIGLSTGTVQVGDKIQVMEAGPVE